In a genomic window of Mycolicibacter heraklionensis:
- a CDS encoding type II toxin-antitoxin system VapC family toxin has translation MIAILDTSVVIATGVAPLQGELAVSTITLAELHFGVLVAKLPEVRAERLRRLSVLQRSFDALPLTGSVAASYGQIAAAVTAAGRQPRARSMDLLIAATAHAHSARLYTRNPADFAGLDNLLEVVAV, from the coding sequence TTGATCGCCATTTTGGACACCAGCGTCGTCATCGCCACCGGCGTCGCGCCCCTGCAAGGCGAATTGGCCGTCAGCACAATCACTCTGGCCGAGTTACATTTCGGGGTTCTGGTCGCGAAACTCCCGGAGGTCCGCGCCGAGCGGCTGCGTCGCCTGTCGGTCTTGCAACGCAGCTTCGACGCACTGCCGCTCACCGGGAGTGTGGCCGCCAGCTACGGTCAAATCGCCGCGGCGGTCACCGCGGCCGGCCGTCAACCGCGGGCCCGCTCAATGGACCTGCTCATCGCGGCAACCGCACACGCTCACTCAGCCAGGCTCTACACCCGCAACCCAGCGGATTTCGCCGGCTTGGACAATCTGCTCGAAGTAGTCGCGGTTTAA
- a CDS encoding type II toxin-antitoxin system Phd/YefM family antitoxin gives METVGLRELRQNASDLVRRVEDGEEITITVAGRPSARLVPAAPRAWRRWTDIAELFNGPEDPAWSDDRETIEHAIADPWNAR, from the coding sequence ATGGAAACGGTTGGTCTACGCGAACTGCGCCAGAACGCCTCCGATCTGGTTCGCCGCGTCGAGGACGGTGAGGAAATCACCATCACCGTGGCCGGTCGGCCAAGCGCCCGGCTCGTGCCCGCCGCACCACGGGCGTGGCGGCGGTGGACCGATATCGCCGAACTGTTCAACGGCCCGGAAGATCCGGCATGGAGCGACGATCGTGAGACGATTGAGCACGCGATAGCCGATCCGTGGAACGCGCGTTGA
- a CDS encoding PecA family PE domain-processing aspartic protease — protein sequence MSRQGGPGKSQSARRRLAGAGAAVGTFLAVGLTPATPSAHADGMDFDWLVDMFTPVAGVAADTTPLDSAAWFDQLFYDPFHTSIENWINSDFGSMVNGWINTASGQFLIGDGTDGTAENPNGGAGGLWFGDGGDGFDQSAAGVAGGNGGAAGMFGDGGAGGDGGAGAAGGIGGAGGSFMGNGGVGGTGGVGVDGAAAGTGGAGGDAIAWLFGNGGAGGMGGTGSVGAGATGATGFTGGNGSLGGAGGVGGSSLSAQYGDGGRGGAGGSGGTGGAGGAGTAGIDATIAGGAGGNGGDGMQGGNGGAGGNGGAGGASANGVAGLQGAGGNGGNGGSGGAAGDGGAGGNGDASNPNGGRGGNGGAFGAGGFGGDGGAGSVHGASGATGTPSDYAGNGGAGGNGYDAASDPNAAPGTSGGNGGAGGTGSLHGNGGAGGVGGNGSNGVNGGPGSIGGAGGSGGNGGAGGASLGDGHGGAGGAGGNAGNGGTGGNGSAGTNATTAGAAGGNGGNGMQGGKGGVGGNGGAGGTSAEGTAGQQGAGGNGGNGGTGGTPGDGGKGANGNASNPNGGRGGNGGQAGAGGLGGAGGTGSVNGATGATGSASTAHAGNGGAGGNGFNAVTPGASGGNGGAGGTGSLHGDGGAGGNGGNGATGANGNPVLNNGNAGDGGNGGKGGAGGNSLGDGNGGKGGAGGNAGNGGRGVDQSQLPPSATLPGSGGDGGKGGVGGAGGSSAYAHGTGTGNGGAGGAGGAGGNGGGNGIATLDIANSVPYGSGGDGGAGGVGGNGGLGDTGALGGGTGFNGGSGGAGGTGGAGGSAYTGSVALHEHGTFGTNGNGGAGGGGGTGGGGGIGGAGDDSAGGTGGNGGNGGAAGNGGAPGSGFNAQPGINKAPVGIGGDGGKGGAAGSGGSGGKGDTGFNGGTGGNGGIGGAGANGGSATGTYYAQGSSGGDGGNGGAGGNAGAGGTGGLGAHAGSGGNAGAGGHGGNGGDGGDATLAGTNVHGGAAGDGGDGGAAGAVAAGGLGANGGSGGDGGDGGSGGTIGSHGANGAGGAGGAGSGSGHAGATGGPDGPVNVTVPLYLQSGGISPIVYISINGGPPVPVQIDTGSTGLTILNSAVGNPGGLGDVLLSGNSSYAGLGNNSYGFQTYSTTVGFCDKVACSGDIVTDPTAVNVVTSSSNALMTQYFNQYGIVGVLGIGPNNGHAGTSTIISALPGALNQGVLIDEQTGQLTFGPNPLTPEISVPGSPFVDTMVSINGGAPVAVSTSLDSGGMYGSIPQSLFPQLGVGSQVPAGTVISVYNADGSTLLYSYTTTNNGPYVTSGGAANSGYYPFSVNPVYIDYRPSGFGATIINR from the coding sequence ATGAGTCGTCAGGGCGGGCCGGGTAAGTCGCAGTCAGCACGCCGGCGCCTGGCGGGAGCCGGAGCGGCGGTCGGCACTTTCCTGGCCGTCGGGCTGACGCCCGCGACCCCGTCGGCACACGCCGACGGGATGGACTTCGACTGGCTGGTCGACATGTTCACGCCGGTCGCCGGAGTCGCCGCCGACACCACTCCCCTCGACTCCGCGGCATGGTTTGACCAGCTCTTCTACGACCCGTTCCACACCTCCATCGAGAACTGGATCAACAGTGACTTCGGGTCGATGGTCAACGGCTGGATCAACACCGCCTCCGGGCAGTTCCTGATCGGCGACGGCACGGACGGAACGGCGGAAAACCCCAACGGCGGCGCCGGCGGCCTGTGGTTCGGCGACGGCGGTGACGGCTTCGACCAGAGCGCCGCCGGGGTGGCCGGCGGCAACGGCGGGGCGGCCGGCATGTTCGGCGACGGCGGGGCCGGCGGTGACGGCGGGGCCGGCGCGGCGGGCGGCATCGGCGGGGCCGGTGGGTCGTTCATGGGCAACGGCGGTGTCGGCGGCACGGGCGGAGTCGGTGTCGACGGCGCGGCCGCCGGTACCGGGGGCGCCGGCGGCGATGCCATCGCCTGGCTGTTCGGCAACGGCGGCGCCGGCGGCATGGGCGGAACGGGGTCCGTGGGCGCGGGCGCGACCGGAGCAACGGGCTTCACCGGGGGCAACGGATCGCTGGGCGGTGCCGGCGGTGTGGGCGGGTCCAGCCTCTCGGCGCAGTACGGCGACGGCGGCCGCGGTGGTGCGGGCGGTAGCGGAGGCACCGGCGGAGCGGGCGGAGCCGGAACCGCTGGGATCGACGCGACCATCGCCGGTGGGGCCGGCGGTAACGGCGGCGACGGCATGCAGGGCGGCAACGGCGGGGCCGGCGGCAATGGCGGGGCCGGCGGCGCCTCGGCCAACGGGGTCGCGGGTCTGCAGGGTGCCGGCGGCAACGGCGGCAACGGTGGGTCAGGCGGCGCGGCCGGCGACGGCGGGGCCGGCGGCAACGGCGATGCGAGCAACCCCAACGGGGGGCGCGGCGGCAATGGCGGCGCCTTCGGCGCCGGAGGATTCGGCGGCGACGGCGGGGCGGGCTCCGTCCACGGCGCCAGCGGGGCGACCGGGACCCCCTCGGACTACGCGGGGAACGGCGGCGCGGGCGGCAACGGCTACGACGCGGCTTCCGACCCCAACGCGGCCCCGGGCACCAGCGGCGGCAACGGCGGCGCCGGCGGTACCGGCAGCCTGCACGGCAACGGCGGGGCCGGTGGCGTCGGCGGCAACGGCTCCAACGGCGTCAACGGTGGGCCCGGCAGCATCGGCGGGGCCGGTGGCAGCGGTGGCAACGGCGGCGCCGGCGGCGCCTCGCTCGGCGACGGCCACGGCGGAGCGGGCGGAGCCGGCGGCAATGCCGGCAACGGCGGCACCGGCGGCAACGGATCGGCGGGGACCAACGCCACCACCGCCGGCGCGGCCGGTGGCAACGGCGGCAACGGCATGCAGGGCGGCAAAGGCGGGGTTGGCGGCAACGGCGGCGCCGGCGGCACCTCGGCTGAAGGAACCGCGGGCCAACAGGGCGCCGGCGGGAATGGCGGCAACGGCGGGACCGGCGGCACCCCCGGTGACGGCGGCAAGGGCGCCAACGGCAATGCCAGCAACCCCAACGGTGGCCGCGGCGGCAACGGCGGCCAAGCGGGTGCCGGGGGCCTCGGCGGTGCCGGCGGGACTGGCTCGGTCAACGGTGCCACCGGCGCGACCGGATCGGCATCGACCGCGCACGCCGGGAACGGCGGCGCCGGCGGCAATGGCTTCAACGCCGTCACCCCGGGCGCCAGCGGCGGCAACGGCGGCGCCGGCGGAACCGGCAGCCTGCACGGCGACGGCGGCGCGGGCGGAAATGGCGGCAACGGCGCCACCGGTGCCAATGGCAACCCGGTTCTTAATAACGGCAACGCCGGAGACGGCGGCAACGGCGGCAAGGGCGGAGCCGGCGGCAACTCGCTCGGCGACGGCAACGGCGGCAAGGGCGGAGCGGGTGGCAACGCCGGCAACGGCGGCCGCGGCGTGGACCAGAGCCAACTGCCCCCCAGCGCCACCCTGCCCGGCAGCGGCGGCGACGGCGGCAAGGGCGGTGTCGGCGGGGCCGGCGGCAGCAGCGCCTACGCACATGGAACCGGCACCGGCAATGGCGGCGCCGGCGGCGCGGGCGGAGCCGGCGGCAACGGCGGCGGCAACGGCATCGCCACCCTGGACATCGCCAACAGCGTCCCCTACGGCAGCGGCGGCGACGGCGGGGCCGGCGGCGTCGGCGGCAACGGCGGGCTCGGCGACACCGGAGCACTCGGCGGCGGCACCGGCTTCAACGGTGGAAGCGGCGGGGCCGGCGGCACCGGTGGTGCGGGCGGCTCGGCCTACACCGGCAGCGTCGCGCTGCACGAGCACGGCACGTTCGGCACCAACGGCAACGGTGGCGCCGGGGGTGGCGGCGGTACCGGTGGTGGCGGCGGCATCGGCGGGGCCGGTGACGACAGCGCGGGCGGCACCGGTGGCAACGGCGGCAACGGCGGGGCGGCCGGTAACGGCGGGGCGCCCGGCTCCGGGTTCAACGCCCAACCCGGTATCAACAAGGCTCCGGTCGGCATCGGCGGGGACGGCGGGAAGGGCGGCGCCGCCGGTTCCGGCGGGTCCGGCGGCAAGGGCGACACCGGCTTCAACGGCGGCACCGGCGGAAACGGCGGCATCGGCGGCGCGGGCGCCAATGGCGGAAGCGCCACCGGCACCTACTACGCGCAGGGCTCCAGCGGTGGTGACGGCGGAAACGGCGGCGCCGGCGGGAACGCCGGAGCGGGCGGCACCGGAGGTTTGGGCGCCCACGCGGGCAGCGGCGGCAACGCCGGCGCGGGCGGCCACGGCGGCAACGGTGGTGACGGCGGAGACGCCACGCTGGCCGGGACGAACGTGCACGGCGGGGCGGCCGGTGACGGCGGCGACGGCGGAGCTGCGGGTGCGGTGGCCGCCGGCGGGCTCGGAGCCAACGGCGGCAGCGGTGGCGACGGCGGCGACGGCGGTAGCGGCGGGACCATCGGCAGCCACGGCGCCAACGGTGCCGGCGGGGCCGGCGGGGCCGGTTCGGGCTCCGGGCACGCCGGCGCGACCGGCGGACCCGACGGCCCGGTCAACGTCACCGTCCCGCTGTACCTGCAGAGCGGCGGCATCAGCCCGATCGTCTACATCTCGATCAACGGCGGGCCGCCGGTACCGGTCCAGATCGACACCGGCTCCACCGGTCTGACGATTCTCAACAGCGCCGTCGGCAACCCCGGTGGCCTCGGCGATGTGCTGCTGTCCGGCAACTCCAGCTACGCGGGCCTGGGCAACAACAGCTACGGCTTCCAGACCTACAGCACCACGGTGGGTTTCTGCGACAAGGTTGCCTGCTCAGGCGACATCGTCACCGACCCGACCGCCGTCAACGTAGTCACCTCGTCGTCGAACGCCCTGATGACGCAGTACTTCAACCAGTACGGCATCGTCGGGGTGTTGGGCATTGGGCCCAACAACGGCCACGCCGGCACCTCGACGATCATCTCGGCGCTGCCCGGCGCGCTCAACCAGGGCGTGCTCATCGACGAGCAGACCGGTCAGCTGACCTTCGGGCCGAACCCGCTGACCCCCGAGATCTCGGTGCCCGGGTCGCCGTTCGTCGACACGATGGTGTCGATCAACGGTGGCGCCCCGGTGGCGGTGTCCACGTCGCTGGACTCCGGCGGCATGTACGGCAGCATTCCGCAGTCGCTGTTCCCGCAGCTCGGGGTCGGTTCGCAGGTGCCGGCCGGCACGGTGATCTCGGTGTACAACGCCGACGGCAGCACCTTGCTGTACTCCTACACCACCACCAACAACGGTCCGTATGTGACGTCGGGCGGGGCGGCCAACAGCGGCTATTACCCGTTCTCGGTGAACCCGGTCTACATCGACTACCGGCCCAGCGGTTTCGGGGCCACCATCATCAACCGCTGA
- a CDS encoding HIT family protein, giving the protein MSCVFCAVVAGDAPAVRVFEDDDYLAFLDIRPFTRGHTLVIPKQHFVDLTDTPAATLAGMLTVGQRIAQAARSSGLHADGNNLVINDGRAAFQSVFHIHLHVVPRRDGDRLSFAKGLLVRRDPDREGTGAILRSALASSGS; this is encoded by the coding sequence ATGTCCTGCGTGTTCTGCGCCGTGGTCGCCGGTGATGCGCCGGCGGTGCGGGTTTTCGAAGACGACGACTACCTGGCGTTTCTCGACATCCGGCCGTTCACCCGCGGCCACACCCTGGTGATCCCCAAGCAGCACTTCGTGGACCTCACCGACACCCCGGCGGCCACCCTGGCCGGCATGCTCACCGTGGGGCAGCGGATCGCCCAGGCCGCGCGCAGCTCGGGGCTGCACGCCGACGGCAACAACCTGGTGATCAACGACGGCCGGGCAGCCTTTCAGAGCGTGTTCCATATCCACCTGCACGTGGTCCCGCGCCGTGACGGCGACCGGCTGTCCTTCGCGAAAGGCCTGCTGGTGCGCCGCGATCCGGACCGCGAGGGCACCGGGGCGATCCTGCGGTCGGCGCTGGCGAGCAGCGGCAGCTAG
- a CDS encoding adenylate/guanylate cyclase domain-containing protein: protein MADPEIEDLLDGLDGSARAERAELIEWLLGQGVTAEEIRGNVSPMLLASRRLVGDDGTYVSAREISESTGVDLDQLQRLLRAVGLPWMEDPDAPAQMRADASIAMHARRFIDAGIDAEQALQTARLLADGLAHTAEFMRFTVLSAIGEPGVTELQIAQRSRDLVAGLAPMLGPFVQDMLMMQLRHQLDIDAVTASERLAGAPLPGARQITVAFADLVGFTRLGEMVPPEELVQLAERLTVLGREIAVPPVRFIKTIGDAVMFVCPEPAPLVDAVLRLVEAAQADDSLPRLRAGIASGEAVSRVGDWFGSPVNTASRITGVARPGTVLVAEPVRVALTESDAFQWSFAGGRHLKGIKSEVSLFRVRHTQT from the coding sequence GTGGCTGACCCCGAAATCGAGGACTTGCTGGACGGGCTGGACGGCTCCGCGCGTGCTGAGCGCGCCGAACTGATCGAATGGCTGCTGGGGCAGGGCGTCACCGCCGAGGAGATCCGCGGGAACGTCTCACCGATGCTGTTGGCGTCGCGACGGCTGGTCGGCGACGACGGCACCTACGTCTCGGCTCGCGAGATCAGCGAGTCCACCGGAGTCGACCTCGATCAGTTGCAGCGCCTGCTGCGGGCGGTCGGGCTGCCCTGGATGGAGGATCCGGACGCCCCGGCGCAGATGCGTGCCGACGCCAGCATCGCCATGCATGCGCGCCGCTTCATAGACGCCGGCATCGATGCCGAGCAGGCCTTGCAGACCGCTCGCCTGTTGGCCGACGGGTTGGCGCACACCGCGGAATTCATGCGCTTCACGGTGTTGTCGGCGATCGGCGAACCGGGTGTCACCGAGCTGCAGATCGCTCAGCGGTCGCGGGACCTGGTGGCCGGGCTGGCGCCGATGTTGGGCCCGTTCGTCCAGGACATGCTGATGATGCAGCTGCGTCATCAGCTCGACATCGACGCCGTCACCGCCAGCGAGCGCTTGGCGGGCGCACCGCTGCCGGGGGCGCGGCAGATCACCGTCGCGTTCGCCGACCTGGTCGGCTTCACCCGGCTCGGGGAGATGGTGCCGCCCGAGGAGCTGGTTCAGCTCGCCGAGCGCTTGACGGTGCTGGGACGCGAGATCGCCGTTCCGCCGGTGCGATTCATCAAGACTATCGGCGACGCGGTGATGTTCGTGTGCCCGGAGCCTGCGCCGCTGGTCGACGCGGTGCTGCGGCTCGTTGAGGCGGCCCAGGCCGACGACAGCCTGCCTCGGCTCCGTGCCGGTATCGCCTCCGGCGAGGCGGTGAGCCGGGTCGGGGACTGGTTCGGCAGCCCGGTGAACACCGCCAGCCGGATCACCGGGGTCGCCCGGCCGGGCACGGTGCTGGTGGCGGAGCCGGTGCGGGTGGCGCTGACCGAATCCGACGCCTTCCAGTGGTCGTTCGCCGGCGGACGCCACCTCAAGGGCATCAAGAGCGAGGTGAGTCTGTTCCGCGTCCGGCACACCCAAACCTAG
- a CDS encoding MalY/PatB family protein, with amino-acid sequence MAEVFDALTPAQLRARNTIKWNHFGPDVLPLWIAEMDFPTAPAVLDGVRACVANEEFGYPALSSDALPVALTQWCLHRYGWSIQPEWVRVVPDVLKGMEVVIEFLTRPESPVVLPVPAYMPFFDLLTVTGRQRVEIPMTQQDSGCYLMDLDALDAAFAAGAGSLILCNPNNPLGTAFTAEELSAIVDIAARHGARVIADEIHAPLVYDRPHVAAAAVSPAAADTVITLMSASKGWNLPGLMCAQVILTNPRDVEAWRRINMLHTMGAATVGISANLAAYRHGGPWLDALLPYLRANRDHLSQALPAAVPGLRISHPEATYLAWVDFRELGLPAEPAEILLADARVALSPGIPFGGGRGFARLNFATTRAILDRAIEAMAGALT; translated from the coding sequence GTGGCTGAAGTCTTCGATGCGCTGACCCCCGCTCAACTCCGTGCCCGCAACACCATCAAGTGGAATCACTTCGGTCCCGACGTGCTGCCGCTGTGGATCGCCGAGATGGACTTCCCCACCGCGCCCGCGGTGCTCGACGGGGTGCGCGCCTGCGTGGCCAACGAGGAGTTCGGCTATCCGGCGCTGAGCTCGGATGCGTTGCCGGTGGCGCTGACGCAGTGGTGCCTGCACCGCTACGGCTGGTCCATCCAGCCGGAGTGGGTGCGGGTGGTGCCCGACGTCCTCAAGGGCATGGAGGTGGTGATCGAGTTCCTCACCCGCCCGGAGAGCCCGGTGGTGTTGCCGGTGCCGGCCTACATGCCGTTCTTCGACCTGCTGACCGTCACCGGCCGCCAGCGCGTGGAAATCCCTATGACACAGCAGGATTCGGGCTGCTACCTGATGGACCTGGACGCCCTGGACGCCGCGTTCGCCGCCGGGGCGGGGTCGCTGATTCTGTGCAATCCGAACAACCCGCTGGGCACCGCCTTCACGGCCGAGGAGCTCAGCGCGATCGTGGACATCGCCGCGCGCCATGGCGCCCGGGTGATCGCCGACGAGATCCACGCCCCGCTGGTCTACGACCGGCCCCATGTAGCGGCCGCCGCGGTGTCGCCCGCCGCCGCCGACACCGTCATCACGCTGATGTCGGCCTCCAAGGGCTGGAATTTGCCCGGGCTGATGTGCGCCCAGGTGATCCTGACCAATCCGCGCGACGTCGAGGCGTGGCGCAGGATCAACATGCTGCACACGATGGGCGCCGCCACCGTCGGCATCAGCGCCAACCTCGCCGCCTACCGCCACGGCGGACCGTGGCTGGACGCCCTGCTGCCCTACCTGCGGGCCAACCGCGACCACCTCAGCCAAGCGCTGCCGGCAGCGGTGCCGGGCCTGCGGATCAGCCACCCCGAGGCCACCTACCTGGCCTGGGTCGATTTCCGGGAGCTGGGACTGCCCGCCGAACCGGCCGAGATCCTGCTGGCCGACGCGCGGGTGGCACTGAGCCCGGGTATCCCGTTCGGCGGCGGCCGGGGCTTCGCGCGGCTGAACTTCGCCACCACCCGGGCCATCCTGGACCGGGCGATCGAGGCGATGGCCGGTGCGCTGACCTGA
- a CDS encoding nitroreductase family deazaflavin-dependent oxidoreductase, giving the protein MAHLSLIDKVGVRALGLHSLIYQQTNGWIGHKVPGLPPNLLLHTVGAKTGQPRTSALSYARDGDTYLIVASMGGAPRSPGWYHNLKANPEVEINVGPKRLRTIAQPVLPDDPDYTRLWRIVNANNANRYEAYQRRTTRPIPVVRLTPVPAT; this is encoded by the coding sequence ATGGCTCATCTATCCCTGATCGACAAGGTGGGCGTCCGAGCGCTCGGCCTGCACAGCCTGATCTACCAACAGACCAACGGCTGGATCGGCCACAAGGTCCCGGGCCTGCCTCCCAACCTGTTGCTGCACACCGTGGGCGCGAAGACCGGCCAGCCGCGCACCTCGGCGCTGAGCTACGCCCGCGACGGCGACACATACCTGATCGTCGCGTCGATGGGCGGCGCGCCGCGCTCCCCCGGCTGGTACCACAACCTCAAGGCCAATCCCGAGGTGGAAATCAACGTCGGGCCGAAGCGCCTGCGGACCATCGCGCAACCGGTGCTGCCCGACGACCCGGACTACACCCGGCTGTGGCGAATCGTCAACGCCAACAATGCCAATCGCTACGAGGCCTACCAGCGCCGCACGACCCGGCCGATCCCGGTGGTGAGGCTCACGCCGGTGCCCGCTACTTAA
- a CDS encoding nucleotidyl transferase AbiEii/AbiGii toxin family protein has translation MTRITDGHLARHYQGVKGGRDAALLDIAQDHALRLIHNAGLFDSGLVFKGGTALRKFRAGNAGRFSTDLDFAAPDEDLALATLRALDGVEIDGFAFAIENLGDDGRRGDLKVDTPFGRPQLGAKVELARHALSLEPETLDPVHLPIHDRYDFTLPPTPVVRAEEAVSEKLARYRRVSLARDLYDLQWFATSRVIDEALTRRLWVLKAYRDVVVDGRGNKPVDPDEVLRPRDPSEFQREDIGYLTKPVRLKEWIAVVRQRYGFISRLDADERHWAQCNERDLYQVQTALASLRAAHLKP, from the coding sequence ATGACCCGCATCACCGACGGCCACCTTGCGCGCCACTATCAAGGAGTAAAGGGCGGACGCGACGCTGCTCTGCTGGACATCGCGCAGGACCACGCCTTGCGCCTGATCCACAATGCCGGGCTATTCGACAGCGGCCTGGTGTTCAAAGGCGGCACGGCACTGCGGAAGTTCAGGGCGGGCAACGCCGGCCGCTTTTCGACCGACCTCGACTTCGCCGCGCCCGACGAGGACCTGGCGCTTGCCACCCTGCGGGCTCTCGACGGCGTTGAGATCGACGGATTCGCCTTCGCAATCGAAAATCTCGGCGACGACGGCCGGCGTGGAGACCTGAAGGTCGACACACCGTTCGGCCGCCCGCAACTGGGCGCCAAGGTGGAGTTGGCACGCCATGCACTGAGTTTGGAGCCCGAGACGCTTGATCCCGTGCACCTGCCGATCCACGATCGGTATGACTTCACCCTGCCTCCGACCCCTGTCGTACGGGCCGAGGAAGCCGTCTCCGAGAAACTCGCGCGATACCGTCGCGTTTCCCTGGCCCGCGATCTCTACGACCTGCAATGGTTTGCGACCTCGCGGGTGATCGACGAGGCGCTCACCCGGCGGCTGTGGGTTCTCAAGGCCTACCGCGACGTCGTCGTCGACGGACGTGGCAACAAACCTGTCGATCCCGACGAGGTGCTAAGACCACGCGACCCAAGCGAATTCCAGCGTGAGGATATCGGCTACCTCACCAAACCTGTGCGTCTCAAAGAGTGGATCGCCGTTGTGCGTCAACGCTACGGCTTTATCTCTCGCCTGGACGCAGACGAACGACACTGGGCTCAATGCAACGAGCGAGACCTCTACCAGGTCCAAACAGCGCTGGCGTCGCTGAGGGCCGCGCACCTCAAACCCTAG
- a CDS encoding Acg family FMN-binding oxidoreductase, whose protein sequence is MLETTVDSEVLTEAVRLACRAPSLHNSQPWRWVAGGGRLDLYLDPTRAVHGDQSAREALISCGAVLDHLRVAMAAAGWTADVERFPDAAQAEHLASIGFTAAERVTELDRYRAGAILTRHTDRLPFMAPSNWAPFETVLHDTVTGPVRLSVLADELRSKLADASQLTEALRLYDSSYHAELGWWTAPFEVSDGIPESALVSAAESDRVDIGRTFPVTHNRERRIEVGDDHSKIVLLATASDEPEDALACGEALSTVLLEATMAGLATCPVTHLTEVPAARALLAGLVGGDDLPQVLVRVGGAPALEKPPVPTPRRPLADVLHLKI, encoded by the coding sequence ATGCTGGAGACGACCGTGGATTCCGAGGTTCTCACCGAAGCGGTGCGGCTGGCCTGCCGGGCGCCGTCGTTGCACAACAGCCAGCCGTGGCGATGGGTGGCCGGCGGAGGCCGGCTGGATTTGTACCTGGACCCGACCCGCGCCGTGCACGGCGACCAGTCCGCGCGTGAGGCGTTGATCAGTTGCGGCGCCGTGCTCGACCACCTGCGGGTGGCGATGGCCGCAGCCGGCTGGACGGCCGACGTCGAGCGGTTCCCGGATGCCGCGCAGGCGGAGCACCTGGCCTCGATCGGCTTCACCGCCGCGGAACGGGTCACGGAACTGGACCGGTATCGCGCCGGGGCGATCCTGACGCGTCACACCGATCGGCTGCCGTTCATGGCGCCGAGTAACTGGGCGCCGTTCGAAACGGTGTTGCACGACACCGTGACCGGCCCGGTGCGACTGAGCGTGCTCGCCGACGAGCTGCGCTCCAAGCTTGCCGATGCCTCCCAGCTCACCGAGGCGCTGCGCCTGTACGACTCGTCGTATCACGCCGAACTCGGCTGGTGGACAGCACCGTTCGAGGTCTCCGACGGGATTCCGGAGAGCGCGCTGGTCTCGGCCGCCGAAAGCGATCGGGTGGACATCGGGCGGACCTTCCCGGTCACCCACAACCGGGAACGACGTATCGAGGTCGGCGACGACCATTCGAAGATCGTGCTGTTGGCGACCGCCAGCGACGAGCCGGAGGATGCGCTGGCCTGCGGCGAGGCGCTCTCGACGGTGTTGCTGGAAGCCACGATGGCCGGCTTGGCGACCTGCCCGGTAACGCATCTGACCGAGGTGCCCGCCGCCCGGGCGCTGCTCGCCGGGTTGGTCGGCGGCGATGACCTGCCCCAGGTGCTGGTGCGCGTCGGTGGCGCGCCGGCTCTGGAGAAGCCTCCGGTGCCCACGCCGCGGCGACCGCTGGCCGATGTGCTGCACCTGAAGATCTGA
- a CDS encoding type IV toxin-antitoxin system AbiEi family antitoxin, with protein MTAARRISRSVAPVVEQLELDGDLLVPLDRLAAIMRQVGLEADQTAARHLAYELQREGWLGPLRTRHVWEFLPGARGGAYGSGDRFIELRAQLAVNPSWPGVLAMDSAASILGLAQRIPEQEVVALPVDTSFPKALTGDWRYVRIELSKPGLTTINGLPSWNIEGLLVGIAARPSAYKDVAGLGQWLTESVIDVDKDTVISLLKPMHRTTAQRAAYLLGAAGNDYLRAAILATYPARGTAWLGPRIAGQGVFDALTQVNDTLLHPYLNVGGGS; from the coding sequence ATGACAGCAGCACGGAGGATATCGCGATCAGTCGCGCCGGTCGTAGAGCAACTTGAGCTTGACGGCGACTTACTGGTGCCGCTCGACCGGCTAGCTGCCATCATGCGCCAGGTCGGGCTTGAAGCCGACCAAACGGCCGCGCGCCACCTTGCCTACGAACTCCAACGTGAAGGCTGGCTGGGGCCACTGCGAACCCGACACGTCTGGGAATTCCTCCCGGGCGCCCGCGGCGGCGCCTACGGCTCTGGCGACCGCTTCATTGAGCTTCGTGCCCAGCTTGCCGTGAACCCATCCTGGCCTGGCGTACTCGCAATGGACTCAGCTGCATCCATACTCGGACTGGCGCAGCGGATCCCCGAACAGGAGGTGGTCGCCCTGCCTGTCGACACCTCGTTTCCGAAGGCACTCACCGGCGACTGGCGCTATGTCCGGATCGAGCTGTCCAAGCCAGGACTGACGACGATCAACGGATTGCCGTCCTGGAACATCGAGGGTCTGCTCGTCGGGATTGCGGCACGGCCCTCGGCCTACAAAGATGTCGCCGGCCTTGGGCAATGGCTGACGGAGTCGGTCATAGACGTGGACAAAGACACCGTCATCAGCCTGCTGAAGCCGATGCACCGCACAACAGCACAACGCGCTGCCTACCTCCTCGGAGCAGCCGGCAACGACTACTTGCGAGCCGCGATCCTCGCGACCTATCCGGCGAGGGGCACAGCGTGGCTCGGCCCTCGCATCGCCGGTCAGGGTGTCTTTGACGCCCTGACGCAAGTCAATGACACCCTGCTACACCCGTATCTCAACGTGGGTGGCGGCTCATGA